The following proteins are co-located in the Solanum pennellii chromosome 1, SPENNV200 genome:
- the LOC107024517 gene encoding uncharacterized protein LOC107024517 isoform X2 — MQVQYQLWWHTNTTSSLPLSSIFYRHEATAVAAARHRHDTALSTAAFSLRLNRNPNLTSGRFRLDTVTCSLDIGGNAAIDEYDDGDTRNDTGEEGSDEEEEDGGVETEIEKMGKNRRRIRSKIVVKASLQSVWEVLTDYERLADFIPGLAVCQLLEKEPNFARLLQIGEQNLAFGLKFNAKGVIDCYEKGLEDLPTGQRRDIEFKMVEGDFKNFEGKWSIEQAYARQVVTKSLILLWTNHFTQLSPTLLMLNLSFGCLCGLLKADSVRR; from the exons ATGCAAGTCCAGTACCAGTTGTGGTGGCATACGAATACCACCTCTTCACTCCCCCTATCTTCAATTTTCTACCGTCACGAAGCCACAGCAGTTGCTGCCGCTCGGCACCGCCACGACACTGCCTTATCTACCGCCGCATTCAGCTTAAGGCTCAACAGAAACCCTAACCTAACTTCTGGAAGATTTCGTCTTGATACTGTCACGTGTTCTCTAGACATTGGGGGAAACGCTGCCATTGACGAGTATGACGACGGTGATACTCGGAATGATACGGGAGAAGAAGGTAGTGATGAGGAAGAGGAGGACGGCGGCGTTGAGACTGAGattgaaaagatggggaaaaaTCGTCGGAGGATTCGATCTAAGATAGTTGTGAAGGCCAGCTTGCAGAGTGTTTGGGAAGTCCTTACTGATTATGAAAGATTAGCTGATTTCATCCCTGGTCTTGCTGTCTGCCAGTTGCTTGAGAAGGAACCCAATTTTGCCCGACTTCTTCAG ATTGGCGAGCAAAACTTAGCGTTCGGGCTCAAATTTAATGCTAAAGGTGTCATTGATTGTTATGAGAAAGGTCTTGAAGATCTCCCTACTGGTCAGAGGCGTGATATTGAGTTCAAGATGGTAGAAGGTGACTTCaaaaattttgaaggaaaatggtCTATTGAACAGGCATA TGCAAGACAGGTAGTGACCAAGAgcttgattcttctttggacGAACCATTTCACACAACTCTCTCCTACATTGTTGATGTTGAACCTAAGCTTTGGTTGCCTGTGCGGCTTATTGAAGGCAGACTCTGTAAGGAGATAA
- the LOC107024517 gene encoding uncharacterized protein LOC107024517 isoform X1, whose product MQVQYQLWWHTNTTSSLPLSSIFYRHEATAVAAARHRHDTALSTAAFSLRLNRNPNLTSGRFRLDTVTCSLDIGGNAAIDEYDDGDTRNDTGEEGSDEEEEDGGVETEIEKMGKNRRRIRSKIVVKASLQSVWEVLTDYERLADFIPGLAVCQLLEKEPNFARLLQIGEQNLAFGLKFNAKGVIDCYEKGLEDLPTGQRRDIEFKMVEGDFKNFEGKWSIEQCKTGSDQELDSSLDEPFHTTLSYIVDVEPKLWLPVRLIEGRLCKEIKINLQSVRDEAQKVSLSSFSSY is encoded by the exons ATGCAAGTCCAGTACCAGTTGTGGTGGCATACGAATACCACCTCTTCACTCCCCCTATCTTCAATTTTCTACCGTCACGAAGCCACAGCAGTTGCTGCCGCTCGGCACCGCCACGACACTGCCTTATCTACCGCCGCATTCAGCTTAAGGCTCAACAGAAACCCTAACCTAACTTCTGGAAGATTTCGTCTTGATACTGTCACGTGTTCTCTAGACATTGGGGGAAACGCTGCCATTGACGAGTATGACGACGGTGATACTCGGAATGATACGGGAGAAGAAGGTAGTGATGAGGAAGAGGAGGACGGCGGCGTTGAGACTGAGattgaaaagatggggaaaaaTCGTCGGAGGATTCGATCTAAGATAGTTGTGAAGGCCAGCTTGCAGAGTGTTTGGGAAGTCCTTACTGATTATGAAAGATTAGCTGATTTCATCCCTGGTCTTGCTGTCTGCCAGTTGCTTGAGAAGGAACCCAATTTTGCCCGACTTCTTCAG ATTGGCGAGCAAAACTTAGCGTTCGGGCTCAAATTTAATGCTAAAGGTGTCATTGATTGTTATGAGAAAGGTCTTGAAGATCTCCCTACTGGTCAGAGGCGTGATATTGAGTTCAAGATGGTAGAAGGTGACTTCaaaaattttgaaggaaaatggtCTATTGAACAG TGCAAGACAGGTAGTGACCAAGAgcttgattcttctttggacGAACCATTTCACACAACTCTCTCCTACATTGTTGATGTTGAACCTAAGCTTTGGTTGCCTGTGCGGCTTATTGAAGGCAGACTCTGTAAGGAGATAAAAATCAACCTTCAGTCTGTTCGAGACGAAGCACAAAAAGTATCtctctcttcattttcatcTTATTAA
- the LOC107013225 gene encoding suppressor of disruption of TFIIS: protein METVARSNNLKYECLLFDMDDTLYPLSSGVNLACRKNIEEYMLHHLNIEESEVPKMCLDLYREYGTTMAGLKELGYEFDNDKFHEYVHGRLPYEVLKPDPLLRNLLLSMLQRKIIFTNGDKAHAIRVLSKLGLGDCFEGIICFETLNPSLEDNATILCKPSLKAMEAAIQIANLDPNRTIFFDDSARNIASGKQAGLHTVVVGSSTLVGGADHALRSIHNIREALPHIWEEEGDLKQQIIQSNAAELTIVQA, encoded by the exons ATGGAAACAGTTGCAAGGTCCAATAATCTCAAGTACGAGTGCCTATTGTTTG ATATGGATGACACATTGTATCCTCTTAGCTCAGGTGTCAACCTAGCTTGTCGCAAAAATATAGAAG AATATATGTTGCATCACCTAAATATTGAAGAAAGTGAAGTGCCAAAAATGTGCTTGGATTTATACAGAGAATATGGCACAACTATGGCAGGCttgaag GAGCTAGGGTACGAATTTGACAACGATAAGTTTCATGAATATGTGCATGGAAGATTACCATATGAGGTGCTAAAACCTGATCCACTACTAAGGAACCTCCTACTTTCCATGCTACAACGCAAAATT ATATTTACAAATGGTGATAAAGCACATGCAATTAGAGTTCTGAGCAAGTTGGGATTGGGTGATTGTTTTGAAGGTATTATATGCTTTGAAACTTTGAATCCTTCTTTAGAGGATAATGCTACTATTTTATGCAAGCCTTCTCTCAAAGCAATGGAGGCTGCTATTCAGATTGCAAATCTTGATCCAAACAGAACT ATTTTTTTCGACGATAGCGCTCGAAACATAGCAAGTGGTAAACAAGCTGGACTCCACACAGTGGTT GTGGGGAGTTCAACTTTGGTGGGAGGGGCAGATCATGCCTTGAGGAGCATACACAACATAAGAGAAGCCCTTCCTCACATATGGGAAGAAGAAGGAgatttaaaacaacaaattattCAATCAAATGCTGCTGAATTAACTATAGTACAAGCATAA